The following proteins are encoded in a genomic region of Montipora foliosa isolate CH-2021 chromosome 10, ASM3666993v2, whole genome shotgun sequence:
- the LOC137972794 gene encoding uncharacterized protein has translation MFNQVLIHPDDQVYHRFLWRKEAQGQPTVYQWQRLNFGDKPAPDIAISCVNTLAKLAENEFPEAAKEIRENSYVDDIGGSKHCGEDAKRITKEIDKILAKGKFEIKAWNSNHKYVDQTKEKFSSFLGHKWDKSEDTISFAKQEIETVNKGLTKRNCLAFVAQLWDPMGFVSPVSIQMRIALQELWSMGCSWDELLPDDLQWKWMKNVQVLNDLLKYETNRKLKPDDADGMPEIHGFCDAREEAYGSVIFLRWKLKDNSYACVPILVKALVAPLKKKSIPRLELMGCLLLVRIFSTIIEALKFANIEACKKVFWIDSRTVLSWIRNSPRKFKPFVSARVAEIQETVDVDKFRYIPSNLNPADALTRGIDLGNLENWTKGPTFLFTEYEEIPSNEHQNLECGNDHDILKEMKGMTPKNSLRKEEQHPKSCCVAAALDFKPRNPTLESLLTTCSSFIKVRRVLAYVLRFVHNLRQKSKETGSISVEELRRSETFLYKWAQENLNREDVGKSLTARKDDQGILRAHGRLEKIRTLPAEMRNPIILPHNHRIVLLLLKHLHVKRAHCGYKSLTYESRKKFWIIGVRSIAKQLTRNCIVCRKLRQRPLQQLMGQLPNTRAEIEKPAFACTAIDMFGPIQIRLSRKTLKEAQIIIFACMTSRAIHLELVTDRTTDAFLMAFRRFACTRGHPAVCWSDHGTNFVGAQDYLREICKQENITRIQNTVAEEFNCQFRWEWNIPKASHMNGVVESLIKSVRQAMDASFRQQSLTEEQWRTCLAEVTYTINSRPLYPSSDAIWENPPIAPNDLIIGPHAAIPVPNPEERVNPRHLARATQQRVQGFWESWLKYFAPTLLPRNKWYRPRTNLQPGDLVLELEATPRRKWKMALVQEVYLGTDGLVRKAKIKNAFGTYERPIHKLCLIATKQELENKT, from the coding sequence ATGTTTAACCAAGTGCTCATCCACCCTGATGACCAGGTGTACCACAGATTTCTATGGAGAAAGGAGGCGCAAGGTCAGCCGACGGTTTACCAGTGGCAACGCCTGAATTTTGGAGACAAGCCCGCACCAGACATAGCCATCAGTTGTGTCAACACCCTCGCAAAGTTAGCAGAAAATGAATTTCCAGAAGCGGCAAAAGAAATAAGAGAAAACTCTTATGTGGACGACATAGGAGGATCAAAACATTGCGGAGAAGACGCTAAACGCATTACGAAAGAGATTGACAAGATTCTtgcaaaaggaaaatttgaaatcAAGGCATGGAATTCTAATCACAAATATGTTGACCAAACCAAAGAAAAGTTCAGCAGCTTCCTTGGGCACAAATGGGATAAATCTGAAGATACGATTTCATTCGCGAAACAGGAAATTGAGACCGTGAACAAAGGCTTAACCAAGAGAAACTGTCTGGCTTTCGTAGCACAACTCTGGGACCCCATGGGATTTGTGTCCCCAGTTTCCATCCAAATGAGAATTGCTTTACAAGAGCTGTGGAGTATGGGTTGTAGTTGGGACGAACTCCTGCCGGATGATCTCCAATGGAAATGGATGAAGAACGTTCAAGTACTCAATGACCTCCTCAAGTACGAAACCAACCGAAAACTTAAGCCAGACGACGCAGACGGGATGCCTGAAATTCATGGCTTTTGCGATGCAAGGGAGGAAGCATACGGTTCGGTCATCTTCCTACGCTGGAAACTCAAAGATAACAGCTACGCCTGTGTCCCGATCCTGGTAAAAGCGTTGGTGGCACCGTTAAAGAAGAAATCTATACCGCGCCTGGAATTAATGGGCTGTCTTTTGCTCGTTAGAATTTTCAGTACCATCATTGAAGCCTTAAAGTTTGCTAATATTGAAGCATGCAAGAAAGTTTTCTGGATTGATTCCCGTACAGTTCTGTCTTGGATTAGAAATTCACCACGAAAGTTCAAACCATTTGTGTCAGCAAGAGTGGCGGAGATCCAAGAAACTGTGGATGTTGACAAGTTTAGATACATTCCCTCAAATCTCAATCCAGCCGACGCGTTAACGAGAGGTATTGACTTGGGAAATTTGGAAAACTGGACGAAAGGACCCACGTTCCTATTTACAGAATACGAAGAAATTCCATCAAATGAACATCAAAACCTTGAGTGTGGAAATGATCACGACatcttgaaagaaatgaaaggcATGACACCAAAGAATAGTCTCAGAAAAGAAGAACAACACCCAAAGAGCTGTTGTGTCGCAGCTGCGCTTGATTTCAAGCCAAGGAACCCCACTCTGGAAAGTTTGTTAACAACATGCTCCTCATTCATAAAAGTTAGAAGAGTCCTCGCTTACGTTCTAAGATTTGTCCACAATTTACGCCAAAAGAGTAAAGAAACAGGATCAATATCGGTAGAAGAACTTCGAAGATCAGAGACTTTCCTGTACAAATGGGCTCAAGAAAACCTGAACAGAGAGGATGTTGGAAAGTCGTTGACAGCGCGAAAAGACGACCAAGGGATCCTGCGTGCCCATGGACGATTAGAGAAAATTCGCACATTGCCAGCCGAAATGCGGAACCCGATCATCTTGCCGCACAACCACAGGATTGTACTCCTCCTTCTCAAACATCTGCACGTGAAAAGAGCCCACTGCGGCTACAAGAGCCTCACTTACGAGTCAAGAAAAAAGTTTTGGATCATTGGCGTGCGGAGCATCGCAAAACAGCTCACAAGAAATTGCATCGTTTGTCGCAAGTTACGACAAAGACCTCTTCAGCAGTTGATGGGCCAGCTCCCAAATACACGCGCAGAAATTGAGAAACCAGCTTTCGCCTGCACAGCGATAGACATGTTCGGACCAATACAGATCCGACTAAGTCGCAAGACACTGAAAGAAGCACAGATtatcatttttgcatgtatGACCTCAAGGGCTATTCACTTAGAGCTGGTTACTGACCGAACAACAGACGCTTTTCTCATGGCTTTCCGTAGATTTGCATGCACAAGAGGTCATCCCGCTGTGTGTTGGTCGGATCATGGAACCAACTTTGTCGGAGCTCAGGATTACTTAAGAGAAATTTGCAAACAAGAGAATATTACGAGAATCCAGAATACAGTAGCTGAAGAGTTCAACTGCCAATTTCGTTGGGAATGGAATATCCCCAAAGCAAGCCACATGAATGGTGTTGTTGAAAGCTTAATAAAGTCAGTCCGCCAAGCAATGGACGCGAGTTTCAGACAACAAAGTCTAACAGAAGAACAATGGCGAACTTGCCTTGCTGAAGTGACCTATACGATTAACAGCCGTCCTTTGTACCCCAGTTCAGATGCCATTTGGGAGAATCCACCTATAGCTCCAAATGATTTAATCATCGGACCTCACGCTGCAATCCCCGTACCAAACCCGGAAGAGAGAGTTAACCCAAGGCATTTAGCGCGAGCAACCCAACAAAGAGTTCAGGGTTTTTGGGAATCATGGTTAAAGTACTTTGCTCCAACACTCCTTCCCCGAAATAAATGGTACAGGCCGAGAACAAATCTTCAACCTGGAGACTTGGTTCTTGAACTGGAAGCAACGCCAAGACGAAAATGGAAGATGGCGTTAGTGCAGGAAGTGTACCTGGGAACAGACGGGCTAGTTAGAAAGGCAAAGATAAAGAACGCATTTGGAACTTACGAAAGACCAATTCATAAACTATGTCTAATAGCGACCAAGCAAGAACTAGAGAATAAAACGTAA
- the LOC137972795 gene encoding LOW QUALITY PROTEIN: uncharacterized protein (The sequence of the model RefSeq protein was modified relative to this genomic sequence to represent the inferred CDS: substituted 2 bases at 2 genomic stop codons), with protein MKLRAATRRTATQLETQQVSSKLNATSSFKAVQEMLLFCLEEEIIDDEEIAVLYEEYTPQNLPFLHCQHDTFSLLNKDPAECKADFRVEKADIPLLIDALRMPPEFVCGNDTVCDATEGLCILLKRFAYPCRYSDMIPIFGRSVPELSIISNEITNWQYTNHGHRVTHWNHRILSPAMLDVRATAIYRKGAALENCFGFIDGTVRPISWPIINQRTVYNGHKRVHXLKFXSVALPNGLIGHLYGAVEGRMHDARMLPVSNLYYELENFAFSPTGAEMYLYGDPVYPVRVHLQAPFCIGILTRDMEIFNDSMSAVRVSVEWLFADIINYFKFLDLKTGLSQVDKMYIVYALLRNALTCLYSNSTAEYFGLVPPTLDHYFS; from the exons ATGAAGTTAAGAGCTGCAACGCGACGAACAGCAACACAACTTGAGACACAGCAAGTTTCGTCCAAACTAAACGCCACGAGCTCGTTTAAAGCAGTTCAAGAAATGCTGCTTTTCTGTTTGGAAGAGGAAATTATCGATGATGAAGAAATTGCGGTACTCTACGAGGAATATACGCCACAAAATCTTCCATTTCTTCACTGTCAACATGATACATTTTCTTTGTTGAACAAGGATCCTGCGGAATGTAAAGCAGATTTTCGAGTGGAAAAGGCAGATATTCCATTGCTCATTGATGCTTTAAGAATGCCTCCAGAATTTGTTTGCGGGAATGACACAGTTTGCGATGCAACAGAGGGCCTGTGTATACTGCTGAAACGGTTTGCATATCCATGTCGTTATTCGGACATGATACCAATTTTTGGTAGATCAGTTCCAGAGTTAAGTATCATCAGTAATGAAATCACAAACTGGCAATATACCAACCATGGCCACAGAGTTACTCACTGGAATCATCGTATTTTGAGCCCGGCAATGCTCGATGTCCGCGCCACAGCAATTTACAGGAAAGGAGCCGCCCTTGAAAATTGCTTCGGGTTTATTGACGGAACAGTGCGCCCTATCAGCTGGCCTATCATAAACCAGAGAACCGTGTATAACGGACACAAACGCGTTCATTGACTTAAATTCTAGTCTGTGGCACTTCCCAACGGTTTAATTGGTCATCTCTATGGTGCTGTGG AAGGAAGAATGCACGATGCTAGGATGTTGCCCGTGTCAAATCTCTACTATGAACTAGAGAATTTTGCCTTTTCCCCCACCGGAGCAGAAATGTATCTTTATGGCGATCCCGTTTATCCGGTAAGAGTTCATCTCCAAGCACCATTTTGCATTGGAATTTTGACCAGAGATATGGAGATTTTTAATGATTCAATGAGTGCAGTCCGTGTTTCTGTGGAATGGTTATTTGCTGATATCATTAATTATTTCAAGTTCCTGGACTTAAAGACTGGACTAAGCCAGGTTGACAAGATGTACATTGTTTACGCACTACTTAGAAATGCCCTAACCTGCCTTTATTCCAACTCTACAGCTGAATACTTTGGCCTTGTACCCCCCACGTTGGATCACTATTTCAGTTAG